The Saprospiraceae bacterium genome includes a window with the following:
- a CDS encoding Bax inhibitor-1/YccA family protein, translating into MLITGLASFVMPSTFLLITGAVGGLIAVLVASFKPHTSAIAAPVYALFEGLFLGSVSAYYASLMDGIILQAVILTMGTMLTMLFVYKSGWIKVTEKFRMGVVMATGAVFLVYMASFIGGFFGFNIPYLHEGGFIGIGISLVIIGIASMNLILDFDAFDKGQEHGAPKYMEWFCALGLMVTLVWLYVEFLRLLSKLNRD; encoded by the coding sequence ATGTTAATTACCGGTCTTGCAAGTTTTGTGATGCCATCTACTTTTTTATTAATCACAGGAGCTGTCGGTGGTCTGATTGCCGTATTAGTAGCCAGTTTCAAGCCCCACACGTCAGCGATTGCTGCACCGGTTTATGCCTTGTTTGAAGGTCTTTTCCTGGGGTCAGTATCTGCTTATTATGCATCATTAATGGATGGAATCATATTGCAGGCTGTGATACTAACGATGGGTACGATGCTGACAATGTTATTCGTTTATAAATCAGGTTGGATCAAAGTAACCGAAAAATTCCGTATGGGTGTGGTCATGGCGACAGGCGCTGTTTTTTTGGTTTATATGGCTTCATTTATAGGAGGATTTTTTGGATTCAACATCCCTTATCTTCATGAAGGTGGATTTATAGGAATAGGTATCAGTCTGGTCATTATAGGTATCGCATCCATGAATCTTATTTTGGATTTTGATGCTTTTGATAAAGGACAGGAACACGGAGCCCCTAAATACATGGAATGGTTTTGTGCATTGGGACTTATGGTTACTTTAGTATGGTTGTATGTTGAGTTTTTACGATTGTTGTCCAAATTAAATCGTGATTAA
- a CDS encoding RNA polymerase sigma factor produces MDLILQIEGEENNFIQACIDNERWAQKQLYEMHYSMMMGVCLRYANCDEDALDILHEGFIKVFRNIEKYNSGTSLAAWIRRIIINTAIDYYRKELRRKTEDIEYAYYVSSSDPDAVSQLNAEEILSALQQLTLSYRSVFNLYVIEGYSHKEIAGILGITESTSRSNLVKARTKLKQILLRKEAIV; encoded by the coding sequence ATGGATTTGATTCTGCAAATAGAAGGGGAAGAAAATAATTTCATACAGGCCTGTATTGATAATGAAAGATGGGCGCAAAAGCAATTGTATGAAATGCATTACTCAATGATGATGGGTGTCTGTCTGCGATATGCCAATTGTGATGAAGATGCCCTTGACATTTTGCATGAAGGTTTTATTAAAGTCTTCAGAAATATTGAAAAATATAACTCAGGCACTTCATTGGCTGCTTGGATCAGAAGAATAATTATAAATACAGCTATAGACTATTACCGAAAAGAGTTGCGACGAAAGACTGAAGATATTGAGTATGCATATTATGTCAGCAGTTCTGATCCAGATGCCGTAAGTCAGTTAAATGCAGAAGAAATTCTAAGTGCTTTGCAGCAATTAACACTTTCTTATCGTTCTGTTTTTAATCTTTATGTAATAGAAGGTTATTCTCACAAAGAAATTGCAGGAATACTCGGTATTACAGAAAGCACATCCAGATCAAATCTGGTAAAAGCAAGAACCAAATTAAAGCAAATTTTGCTCAGAAAGGAAGCAATTGTATGA
- a CDS encoding DUF4159 domain-containing protein: MIRLVSSILFCLSFFSGFSVGEPSVKIALLKYNGGGDWYSNPTALINLALFCNKQLGTNIDPDYGVVDVGSVELYNYPFVHMTGHGNVVFSTAEAENLRNYLIAGGFLHIDDNYGMDPYVRVAMKRVFPELSFIELPFQHQIYQQKFKFENGVPKIHKHDDKPAQGFGLIWEGRLVCYYTFECDLGDGWEDEEVHNDPPEVRLKALKMGANIIQYVFGT; encoded by the coding sequence ATGATCAGACTCGTTTCGTCAATATTATTTTGCTTAAGTTTTTTTTCAGGATTTAGTGTGGGAGAACCAAGCGTCAAAATTGCGCTTTTAAAGTATAACGGTGGAGGCGATTGGTATTCAAATCCTACGGCACTTATAAATCTGGCTTTATTCTGTAATAAACAATTAGGTACAAATATTGATCCTGATTATGGTGTAGTCGATGTTGGAAGTGTTGAATTGTACAATTATCCTTTTGTGCATATGACAGGACATGGTAATGTGGTATTTTCTACCGCAGAAGCAGAAAATCTCAGGAATTATCTGATAGCGGGAGGGTTTTTGCATATTGATGATAATTACGGAATGGATCCTTATGTCAGGGTCGCAATGAAAAGAGTTTTTCCGGAATTAAGCTTTATTGAATTACCTTTTCAGCACCAAATTTACCAACAGAAATTCAAGTTTGAAAATGGGGTACCTAAGATTCATAAACATGATGATAAACCTGCTCAGGGTTTTGGTTTAATTTGGGAAGGCAGACTTGTTTGTTATTACACGTTTGAATGTGATCTGGGGGATGGATGGGAAGATGAAGAAGTCCATAATGATCCGCCTGAAGTAAGGTTGAAAGCTTTGAAAATGGGAGCAAATATTATTCAGTACGTTTTTGGTACCTGA
- a CDS encoding trypsin-like peptidase domain-containing protein codes for MSSERNATLAAEHDILLSDRIHRAFSASAPTDFIEAARTCRESVVSIRASVSKDLRNYTPSTGSGVIFTSDGYLATNYHVVQNATEVNILLNDQRAYKGKIVGTDPSTDLALLKIEAENLPFLVFGNSDSLQIGEWVMAVGNPFRLQSTVTAGIVSAKARSINILENQGIESFIQTDAAVNPGNSGGALINTQGRLVGINTAIMSSSGNYEGFSFAIPSNLARKVLIDLKEFGAVQRGWLGIEITNVDQKMADRYGIKDVAGVFIASVAHKGGAHQAGLQQNDIILSVNDVKTLTTSSFMEQIAQYRPGDDVTVEFLREQQPLKLKVQLRNQLNTTDLIAIYKDQILKEIGIEIRDVDSNEKTLTGKKGVYVVSVLKNSIVHQTRMEPGYIITEINEREISSAKELLNILESLRGKNVILEGFYQNYPGAYPYSFQIPEL; via the coding sequence ATGAGTTCTGAAAGAAATGCAACCCTGGCCGCAGAACATGACATATTGTTATCGGACAGAATCCACAGAGCATTCAGTGCTTCGGCTCCGACTGATTTCATTGAAGCAGCCCGTACATGCAGAGAATCAGTAGTATCTATACGGGCATCTGTCAGTAAAGACTTAAGGAATTATACCCCATCTACAGGTTCAGGTGTAATTTTTACCAGTGATGGATATTTAGCTACCAATTATCATGTTGTTCAAAATGCGACAGAAGTAAATATTCTTTTAAATGATCAAAGAGCTTATAAAGGAAAAATAGTAGGAACAGATCCAAGTACTGATCTGGCATTGTTGAAAATTGAAGCAGAAAACCTTCCTTTTTTGGTATTTGGGAATTCGGATTCACTTCAGATAGGGGAGTGGGTGATGGCAGTAGGTAACCCTTTCAGACTTCAATCTACAGTGACAGCAGGTATTGTTAGTGCTAAAGCAAGAAGCATAAATATTCTTGAAAATCAGGGGATAGAGTCATTTATCCAGACAGATGCCGCTGTCAATCCCGGAAATAGCGGTGGAGCTTTAATAAACACGCAAGGAAGATTGGTAGGTATAAATACAGCTATCATGAGCTCTTCCGGAAATTATGAAGGTTTTTCTTTTGCCATACCATCTAATCTTGCAAGGAAAGTATTAATAGACCTGAAAGAATTCGGAGCAGTTCAAAGAGGATGGCTGGGTATTGAAATTACCAATGTCGATCAGAAAATGGCAGACAGATACGGTATAAAAGATGTAGCAGGTGTTTTTATTGCATCAGTAGCTCATAAAGGCGGGGCCCATCAGGCAGGCCTACAGCAGAATGATATTATATTGAGTGTCAATGATGTAAAGACACTCACAACATCTTCTTTTATGGAACAGATTGCACAGTACAGGCCCGGAGATGATGTCACAGTTGAATTTCTGAGGGAGCAACAACCTTTAAAGTTAAAAGTACAACTAAGAAATCAGTTAAATACAACCGATCTTATTGCCATTTATAAAGATCAGATACTTAAAGAAATCGGGATCGAAATCAGAGATGTGGATTCTAATGAAAAGACCTTGACAGGGAAGAAAGGTGTATATGTTGTGAGTGTATTGAAAAACAGTATTGTGCACCAAACCCGAATGGAGCCGGGATACATTATTACTGAGATTAATGAACGTGAAATAAGTTCTGCTAAGGAGCTTTTGAATATTTTAGAATCGCTGCGAGGTAAAAATGTCATTTTAGAAGGTTTTTATCAAAACTACCCGGGTGCCTATCCATATTCTTTTCAGATTCCTGAGTTGTAA
- a CDS encoding diaminopimelate epimerase, translating to MNIPFSKYQGTGNDFILLDQRSIKWIDVSDQKLIEKMCDRRFGIGADGLILLENSDKFAFRMIYFNADGNQSTMCGNGGRCIVKFAQQKGLFSDSCSFDAIDGEHLAKIDLIKPDIISLQMKDVHKILNPEKDVYILNTGSPHFVKFVDSMPENVSRAGKAIRYTEEFKAEGINVNFVVVLQNSLSIATYERGVEDETLSCGTGVTAAVLAYAKAYSKYEGTIKALTKGGELSVQFKSNEDGFRDIWLIGPAVHVFDGVYKSN from the coding sequence ATGAATATTCCATTCAGTAAATATCAGGGAACAGGAAATGATTTCATATTATTAGATCAAAGATCTATTAAGTGGATAGATGTTTCTGATCAAAAACTTATAGAAAAAATGTGTGATCGACGGTTCGGTATAGGAGCAGATGGCTTGATTCTTTTAGAAAATTCTGATAAGTTTGCATTCAGAATGATATATTTCAATGCAGATGGAAATCAAAGTACAATGTGTGGCAATGGAGGAAGATGTATTGTAAAATTCGCACAACAAAAAGGTTTATTTTCTGACTCTTGTTCATTTGATGCTATTGACGGAGAGCACCTGGCTAAAATAGATTTGATCAAACCGGATATCATCAGTTTACAAATGAAAGATGTACATAAGATTCTGAATCCTGAAAAAGATGTTTATATTTTAAATACCGGCTCACCTCACTTTGTAAAATTTGTTGACTCTATGCCAGAAAATGTAAGTAGAGCGGGTAAGGCAATCAGATATACAGAAGAGTTTAAAGCTGAAGGTATCAATGTTAATTTTGTGGTTGTCCTTCAAAACAGTCTTTCAATAGCAACATATGAACGAGGTGTAGAAGATGAAACATTGTCCTGTGGCACCGGCGTAACTGCGGCTGTACTGGCATATGCCAAAGCTTATTCAAAATACGAAGGTACCATTAAAGCACTAACAAAAGGCGGAGAACTATCCGTTCAATTTAAAAGCAATGAAGATGGATTTCGGGACATTTGGTTAATTGGTCCGGCAGTACATGTTTTTGATGGTGTATACAAATCAAACTAA
- a CDS encoding zinc metallopeptidase, protein MKWEGRRQSTNVDDRRGMGTTGKVAVGGGALGLIFLLFQLFLGGDPAQIQQQLESQLQQGGQQSQPTELSKEDVLMGQFVKTVFADTEDVWNKLFQAAGKKYREPKLVLFNDQVRSACGGATSSSGPFYCPGDETVYMDLTFFELLRQKFGAKGGDFAIAYVIAHEVGHHVQHQQGILSKVQQMRSRVSQVEGNKIQVPVELQADFFAGVWAHHIQKYLEEGDIEEALNAAAVVGNDYMQKRMQGHTNPETYTHGTSEQRMYWFSRGFKTGDLAYGDTFKELLQ, encoded by the coding sequence ATGAAATGGGAAGGCAGGCGTCAAAGCACCAATGTGGACGACAGAAGAGGAATGGGTACTACGGGTAAGGTAGCTGTCGGGGGAGGTGCGCTCGGGTTGATATTTTTGCTATTTCAACTTTTTTTGGGAGGTGATCCTGCACAAATTCAGCAACAATTAGAAAGCCAGCTACAGCAAGGTGGACAACAATCTCAACCAACCGAACTCAGTAAAGAAGATGTTCTGATGGGTCAATTCGTAAAAACTGTTTTTGCAGACACAGAAGATGTTTGGAATAAATTATTTCAGGCTGCGGGTAAAAAATATCGGGAGCCCAAGTTGGTCCTATTTAATGACCAGGTACGCTCAGCCTGTGGTGGTGCTACCAGTTCATCAGGCCCGTTCTATTGTCCTGGTGATGAGACAGTTTATATGGATCTTACTTTCTTTGAGTTACTCAGGCAGAAATTCGGCGCTAAAGGAGGTGATTTTGCCATTGCGTATGTAATCGCTCATGAAGTGGGGCATCATGTCCAGCATCAGCAAGGTATTCTCAGCAAAGTTCAGCAAATGCGTTCCAGAGTGAGCCAGGTTGAAGGAAATAAAATACAGGTACCGGTCGAGTTGCAGGCTGATTTTTTTGCCGGTGTTTGGGCGCATCATATTCAGAAATATCTGGAAGAAGGTGACATTGAAGAAGCATTGAATGCAGCCGCAGTAGTAGGCAATGATTATATGCAAAAAAGAATGCAGGGTCACACCAATCCCGAAACTTATACCCACGGTACTTCAGAACAAAGGATGTATTGGTTTTCAAGAGGTTTTAAGACCGGAGATCTGGCTTATGGCGATACTTTTAAAGAACTTTTGCAATAA